The following nucleotide sequence is from Streptomyces pactum.
CGGCCGGCCCGGCCGCGGACACCCGCCCGGCCGGCGCCGCCGCCGGCGTGGTGCCGTGGGTGGTGACCGCCCGGAGCGCCGCCGCGCTGCGCGCCCAGGCCGGCCGGCTGCGGGACCACCTCGCCGAGCGCCCCGGGCTCGACCCCCGGGACGTCGCCGGCTCGCTCACCACCACCCGCGCCGCGCTGGAGCACCGGGCGGTCGTCGTCGGCGCCGACCGGGAGACGCTGCTGGCCGGCCTCGACGCCGTCAGCGGCGGCGAGGCGTCGCCCGCCGTCGTCACCGGCACCGCCCTCAAGGGCACCCGTACGGTGTTCGTCTTCCCCGGCCAGGGCGCCCAGTGGACGGGCATGGCCCGCGAGCTGTGGGAGTCGGCCCCGGTGTTCGCCGCCTCCATGGAGCGGTGCGCCGCCGCCCTGGAACCGTTCACCGACTGGTCGCTGGGCGCGGTGGTGCGGGGCGAGGAGGGCGCCCCGGGCCTGGACCGGGTGGACGTGGTGCAGCCGGTCTCCTGGGCCGTGATGGTCTCCCTCGCCGAGCTGTGGCGCTCCTTCGGCGTGGAACCCGCCGCGGTGGCCGGCCACTCGCAGGGCGAGATCGCCGCCGCCACGGTGGCCGGCGCCCTCTCCCTGACCGACGCCGCCCGGGTGGTGGCGCTCCGGTCGCGGGTCATCGGCGCCCGGCTGGCCGGCCGGGGCGGCATGGTCTCACTGGCCCTGCCGCGCGCCGAGGCCGAGGCGCGGATCGCCGGGTACGCCGGGCGCCTGGCGGTCGCCGCGGTCAACGGCGCCTCCTCCACCGTCGTCGCCGGCGAGCCCGGCGCGCTGGACGAACTGGTCGCCGGCTGCGAGGCGGACGGCGTCCGCGCCCGCCGCGTCCCGGTGGACTACGCCTCGCACTCCCCGCAGGTGGAGTCCATCCGCGAGGAACTGCTGGAGGTCCTGGACGGCATCACCCCCCGCTCCTGCACGGTGCCCTTCTACTCCACGGTGGACCCCGGACCGATCGACACCGCCGGCCTGGACGCCGCGTACTGGGTCCGCAACCTGCGCGGCACCGTCGAGTTCGAGCAGGTCACCCGGCGGCTCCTGGACGACGGGCACGGCCTGTTCGTCGAGTGCAGCGCGCACCCGGTGCTCGCCCTGGCGATCGGCGAGACCGCCGACGCCGCCGGCGCCCCGGCCGCCACGGTCGGCTCGCTCCGCCGCGACGAGGGCGGCTACGACCGGTTCCTGACCTCGGTCGGCGAGGCGTACGCGGTCGGCGCCCCGGTGGCCTGGGACCGGCTGTTCGCCGGCACGGCCCGGGTGGACCTGCCCACATACGCCTTCCAGCGCCGCCACTACTGGCTGACCCCGACCGCCGGCCGCGGCGACGCCGCCGCCGTCGGCCTCGGCCCGGCCGGGCACCCGCTGCTCGGCGCCGCCGTCACCCTCGCCGGCGGCGGCGAGGTGCTGCTCACCGGCCGCATCGGCCTGCACACCCACCCCTGGCTCGCCGACCACGCGGTCTCCGGCACCGTGCTGCTGCCCGGCACCGCCTTCGTGGAACTCGCCCTGCGGGCCGGCGAGGAGGCCGGCTGCGGCCGGCTGGAGGACCTCACCCTGCAGGCCCCGCTGACCCTGCCCGGCCACGGCGGCGTGCAGATACAGGTGCGGGTCGGCGAGGAGGACGGCGACGGGCGGCGCCCGGTGAGCATCCACGCCAGGCCGGAACCCGCCGCCGGCGGACCCGCGGCCGACGACGACGGCACCCCGGACGGCGGATGGGTCCGCCACGCCTCCGGCACCCTGGCCCCCGCCGCGCCCGCCGCCCCCGGCGCCGACCTGACGGTGTGGCCGCCCGCCGGAGCCGAACCGGTCGCCCTGGACGACCTCTACGGCCGGCTGGCCGGCACCGGCTACGAGTACGGCCCGGCCTTCCAGGGCCTGCGGGCCGCCTGGCGGCGCGGCGCCGACCTGTTCGCCGAGGTCGAGCTGGAATCGGCCGACGGCGCCGGCCGGTTCGGACTGCACCCGGCCCTCCTCGACGCGGCCGTGCACCCGGCGCTGCTCGACTCCCTCGACGCCCCCGACCGGCCGGTCCGGCTGCCCTTCGCCTGGAGCGGCGTCACCCGGCACGCCACCGGGGCCGCCGCCGCCCGGGTACGGATGACCACCACCGGCCCCGGCACGGTCGCACTGGACCTCGCCGACCTCACCGGTGCCCCGGTCGCCACCGTCGAATCCCTCACCCTGCGCCCGGTACCGGCCGGGGTGCCTGCCGCCGCGCCCGCCGCGCGGGCCGACGCGCTGTACCGGGTGTCCTGGGTGCCGCTGCCCGACCCGGGGGCGGCCGCGGCGGCGGACCCGCGGCCCCTGGTGCTGCCGGCCGCGGACGCCGACGCCCTGGCCGCCGTCACCGGCACCCCGGACGCCGTGGTGGCCCCGCTGCCGGCCGGCGCGGACCTGCGCGCCGCGCTCGGCCGGGCCCTCGCCCTGGTCCAGGCGTGGCTGGCCGACGAGCGGTTCACCGACTCCCGGCTGGTGCTGGTCACCCGCACCCACGACGCCGCCCACGCCGCCGTGGCGGGCCTGGTCCGCTCGGCCCGGACGGAGAACCCGGGCCGCTTCGTGCTGGTGGAGACCGACAGCCCCGAGGGCCCGGACGCCGCCCGGCTGGCCGCCGCGCTCGCCACCGGGGAACCCCACCTGGCCTGGCGGGACGGGGCCTGGTCGGTCCCCCGGCTGGCCCGCGCCGACCTCACCCCCGAGGCCGGCCGGCGGCCCCTCGACCCGGACGGCACCGTCCTGATCACCGGGGGCACCGGCACCCTGGGCGCCCTCTTCGCCCGCCACCTGGTCACCGCGCACGGCGTCCGCCGGCTGCTGCTCACCAGCCGCCGCGGCCCGGACGCGCCGGGCGCCGCGGAGCTCGTCGCCGAACTGGCCGGGCTGGGCGCCACCGCCACCGTCGTCGCCTGCGACGCCGCGGACCGCGACGCGCTCGCCGCCACCCTCGCGGACATCCCCGCCGCACACCCGCTCACCGCCGTGCTGCACGCGGCCGGGACGCTCGACGACGGCATCGTCCCCACCCTCACCGGCGAGCGGCTGGAGACGGTGCTGCGGCCCAAGACCGACGCGGCCGACCACCTGCACGAACTGACCCGCCACCTGGACCTGGCCGCCTTCGTGCTGTTCTCCTCGGTCGCCGGGGTGCTCGGCACCGCCGGCCAGGCCAACTACGCCGCCGCCAACGCCTACCTGGACGCCCTCGCCGCCCGCCGCCGGGCGGCCGGGCTGCCCGCGCTCTCCCTCGCCTGGGGCTACTGGGCCGAGGCCAGCGGCATGACCGGCCACCTGGACGGCGGCGATGTGCGCCGGCTGGCCCGTACCGGCGTCGCCGCCATGTCCTCGGAGGCCGGCCTGGCGCTCTTCGACGCCGCCCTCACCGGCGCCACCGACCAGGCCGCGCTGGTCCCGGTCCGGCTGGACCCGCGCGCCCTCACCGCCGCCGCTGGCGAGGACGGCGTACCGCACCTGCTGCGCGGCCTGGTCCGCACCCCGCGGCGCCGGGCCGCCCGCGCCACCACCGCCGGGACCCCGGCCGCCGGCGGCTCCGGCCTCGCCGGACGCCTGGCCGGGCTCTCCGAGGCCGACGCGCTGCGGCTCCTCACCGACCTGGTGCGCGAACACGCCGGCGCCGTCCTCGGCCACGGCTCCGGCGGCGCGATCAGCGCCGCCCGATCCTTCCGCGAGCACGGCTTCGACTCGCTGGCCGCCGTCGAGCTGCGCAACCGGCTCACCACCGCCACCGGCGTCAAGCTCCCGGCCACCGTCGTCTTCGACCACCCCTCCGCCGCCGACCTCGCCCGCCACCTGCACGGCAAGCTGGTCGCCCGGCGCTCCGCCGCGGCCGCCGCCCCGGTCGCCCGGGCCGCCGCCTCCGACGAGCCGATCGCCATCGTCGGCATGGCCTGCCGCTTCCCCGGTGACGTCCGCGGCCCCGAGGACCTGTGGCGCCTGGTCACCGAGGGCGCCGACGCCATCTCCGCCTTCCCCGCCGACCGCGGCTGGGACCTGGCGAACCTGGTGGACGCCGAGGGACGACGCGCCGGCACCTCCTACGTCGGCGAGGGCGGCTTCCTCTACGACGCGGCCGACTTCGACGCCGGCTTCTTCGGCATCTCGCCGCGTGAGGCCCTGGCCATGGACCCCCAGCAGCGACTGCTGCTGGAGACCTCCTGGGAGGTCTTCGAACGCGCCGGGATCGACCCGGCCACCCTGCGCGGCAGCAGCACCGGCGTCTTCGCGGGCGTCATGTACCACGACTACGCCACCCGCGTCAGCCACTACCCCGAGGGCGTCGAGGGCTACCTGACCATCGGCAACGCGGGCAGTGTGGTCTCCGGCCGGCTCGCCTACACCTACGGCCTGGAGGGCCCGGCGGTCACCGTGGACACCGCCTGCTCCTCCTCGCTGGTCGCCCTGCACCTGGCGGTGGAGTCGCTGCGCCGCGGGGAGTGCTCGCTGGCGCTCGCCGGCGGCGTCACGGTGCTCTCCACGCCGAGCGTGTTCACCGAGTTCAGCCGCCAGCAGGGCCTGGCCGCCGACGGCCGCTGCAAGTCCTTCGCCGCGGCGGCCGACGGAACCGGCTGGTCCGAGGGCGTCGGTCTGCTGCTGGTGGAGCGGCTGTCCGACGCGCGCCGCAACGGCCACCGGGTGCTGGCGGTGGTGCGCGGCTCGGCGGTGAACCAGGACGGGGCCAGCAACGGCCTGACCGCCCCCAACGGCCCCTCCCAGGAGCGGGTGATCCGGCAGGCCCTGGCCAACGCCGGTCTGTCGGCGGCCGAGGTGGACGCGGTGGAGGCGCACGGCACCGGCACCACCCTGGGCGACCCGATCGAGGCCCAGGCCCTGCTGGCCACCTACGGGCAGGACCGCGGCGGCGACCCGCTGTGGCTGGGCTCCATCAAGTCCAACATGGGACACGCGCAGGCGGCGGCCGGCGTGGGCGGGGTCATCAAGATGGTGATGGCGCTGCGGGCGGGGGTGCTGCCGAGGACGCTGCACGTGGACGAGCCGTCGCCGCACATCGACTGGTCCTCGGGTGCGGTGGAGTTGCTGACCGAGGCCCGTGACTGGCCGGAAACCGGCCGCCCGCGTCGCGCCGCGGTGTCGTCGTTCGGCGTCAGCGGCACCAACGCGCACGTGGTCCTGGAACAGGTGCCGACCCCCGCCGCCGAACCCACCGGAACTCCCGCCGGGGACGGACCGGCCCCCGCCCCGCGCCCGCTGCCCTGGCTGCTCTCGGCGCGGAGCGAGAGGGCGCTGCGCGCCCAGGCGGCGCGCCTCCGGCAGTTCGCCGAGGCGGACCCGGGCCTCGACCCCGCCGACATCGGCTGGTCGCTCGCCACCACCCGCTGGGGCCTGGAGCACCGCGCCGCCGTCATCGGTGACAGCCGCGACGCGCTGCTGAGCGGCCTGGCCGCCCTGGAGCGGGACACCACCGGCACCACCGGACCCGGCAGCGCCACCCTGATACGCGGCCGGGCGGCCGAGGAGCCGCCGCACACCGTGTTCGTGTTCCCGGGGCAGGGGGCGCAGTGGGTGGGGATGGCGCGGGAGTTG
It contains:
- a CDS encoding SDR family NAD(P)-dependent oxidoreductase, producing MTSNEAKLRDYLKLVTTDLRQTKARLQSIEDRHHEPIAIVGMSCRFAGGIGSAEELWELVAGGRDAVRPLPTDRGWDLEALYDPAMDGPGTSYVRAGGFLSGAGEFDAEFFGISPREALAMDPQQRLLLETSWEAVERAGINPASLRGTDAGVFVGGLPQDYAPRVGDPATEDVEGYLMVGTTTSVMSGRIAYTLGLNGPALSVDTACSSSLVALHLAVRSLRRGECAMALVGGVTVMSSPNWLVDLSRQRGLAADGRSKAFAEGADGFSAGEGVAVLVVERLSDARRNGHTVLAVVRGSAVNQDGASNGLTAPNDLAQEQVIRTALADARLGAADVDAVEAHGTGTRLGDPIEAHALLATYGRRPSDAPLWLGSLKSNIGHTQAAAGLAGVIKMVMSMRNGVLPKTLHADEPSSHIDWSSGAVSLLTEARPWPEKDGPWRAGVSSFGISGTNAHVILEQAPEPEPEQEPAEAAAGPAADTRPAGAAAGVVPWVVTARSAAALRAQAGRLRDHLAERPGLDPRDVAGSLTTTRAALEHRAVVVGADRETLLAGLDAVSGGEASPAVVTGTALKGTRTVFVFPGQGAQWTGMARELWESAPVFAASMERCAAALEPFTDWSLGAVVRGEEGAPGLDRVDVVQPVSWAVMVSLAELWRSFGVEPAAVAGHSQGEIAAATVAGALSLTDAARVVALRSRVIGARLAGRGGMVSLALPRAEAEARIAGYAGRLAVAAVNGASSTVVAGEPGALDELVAGCEADGVRARRVPVDYASHSPQVESIREELLEVLDGITPRSCTVPFYSTVDPGPIDTAGLDAAYWVRNLRGTVEFEQVTRRLLDDGHGLFVECSAHPVLALAIGETADAAGAPAATVGSLRRDEGGYDRFLTSVGEAYAVGAPVAWDRLFAGTARVDLPTYAFQRRHYWLTPTAGRGDAAAVGLGPAGHPLLGAAVTLAGGGEVLLTGRIGLHTHPWLADHAVSGTVLLPGTAFVELALRAGEEAGCGRLEDLTLQAPLTLPGHGGVQIQVRVGEEDGDGRRPVSIHARPEPAAGGPAADDDGTPDGGWVRHASGTLAPAAPAAPGADLTVWPPAGAEPVALDDLYGRLAGTGYEYGPAFQGLRAAWRRGADLFAEVELESADGAGRFGLHPALLDAAVHPALLDSLDAPDRPVRLPFAWSGVTRHATGAAAARVRMTTTGPGTVALDLADLTGAPVATVESLTLRPVPAGVPAAAPAARADALYRVSWVPLPDPGAAAAADPRPLVLPAADADALAAVTGTPDAVVAPLPAGADLRAALGRALALVQAWLADERFTDSRLVLVTRTHDAAHAAVAGLVRSARTENPGRFVLVETDSPEGPDAARLAAALATGEPHLAWRDGAWSVPRLARADLTPEAGRRPLDPDGTVLITGGTGTLGALFARHLVTAHGVRRLLLTSRRGPDAPGAAELVAELAGLGATATVVACDAADRDALAATLADIPAAHPLTAVLHAAGTLDDGIVPTLTGERLETVLRPKTDAADHLHELTRHLDLAAFVLFSSVAGVLGTAGQANYAAANAYLDALAARRRAAGLPALSLAWGYWAEASGMTGHLDGGDVRRLARTGVAAMSSEAGLALFDAALTGATDQAALVPVRLDPRALTAAAGEDGVPHLLRGLVRTPRRRAARATTAGTPAAGGSGLAGRLAGLSEADALRLLTDLVREHAGAVLGHGSGGAISAARSFREHGFDSLAAVELRNRLTTATGVKLPATVVFDHPSAADLARHLHGKLVARRSAAAAAPVARAAASDEPIAIVGMACRFPGDVRGPEDLWRLVTEGADAISAFPADRGWDLANLVDAEGRRAGTSYVGEGGFLYDAADFDAGFFGISPREALAMDPQQRLLLETSWEVFERAGIDPATLRGSSTGVFAGVMYHDYATRVSHYPEGVEGYLTIGNAGSVVSGRLAYTYGLEGPAVTVDTACSSSLVALHLAVESLRRGECSLALAGGVTVLSTPSVFTEFSRQQGLAADGRCKSFAAAADGTGWSEGVGLLLVERLSDARRNGHRVLAVVRGSAVNQDGASNGLTAPNGPSQERVIRQALANAGLSAAEVDAVEAHGTGTTLGDPIEAQALLATYGQDRGGDPLWLGSIKSNMGHAQAAAGVGGVIKMVMALRAGVLPRTLHVDEPSPHIDWSSGAVELLTEARDWPETGRPRRAAVSSFGVSGTNAHVVLEQVPTPAAEPTGTPAGDGPAPAPRPLPWLLSARSERALRAQAARLRQFAEADPGLDPADIGWSLATTRWGLEHRAAVIGDSRDALLSGLAALERDTTGTTGPGSATLIRGRAAEEPPHTVFVFPGQGAQWVGMARELMEAAPVFAESMERCGRALAPFVDWDFAAELAGSLVRVDVVQPLSWAVMVSLAELWRSYGVEPAAVVGHSQGEIAAAVVAGALSLEDGARVVALRSRVIGERLAGRGGMVSLGLSRAETLRRIEPFGGRVSVAAVNGASSTVVAGEPAALDELVAACEAEEIRARRIPVDYASHSPQVESIREELLKVLDGDQSVGLPGAVLLHRGRGADRHHRARRRLLGPQPAAGGAVRGGGGAVAGGRFRVVRGVQRPPGADHGDRRDRGEHRHRDHRRRLAPPRRRRPGPLPRLARRGPGQRRPDRLDGGLPRRPHRRTAHLRLPARALLAGGGRHRPGPVRDTPTTRSRPGSGRRWSART